The DNA sequence GACACGAAAACCTGATATCATAGTAATTATGAGTTCCTGTGCAACCAGCATAATCGGAGAGGATATAGGGCGGGTTGCAGATGAGACCTCAGAACTCGTGGACGCGGAGCTCATAACCGTCAGTGCCGGTGGATTTGAATCCAGTCAGGGTGAGGGATATGAGGAGGTGATGATGGCACTCATCCATAAATTCTGCTGGAGGATGGAGCCATCATCTAAGCCTTCAGTCAACATAATAGGTGAATTCAGGGGCGGAGCCGACCTCAGGGAGGTCAGGGAGTCCCTATCATTGATGGGGGTGGATGTGAACTGTGTCCTGACATCAGGATGCAGCATCAGGGACATGACCATGATCCCGGCGGGCCACCTCAACTGCTCCTTCTGTGATGTCTCGGGTATCGCCCCCTGCCGCTTCCTTGAGGAGAACTTCGGGACACCCTTCATCCACCACCCCATCCCCATAGGTTTTTCAAATTCACTCAGATTTTACAGGGAGGTTCTCGGGTATCTCAACCTCGATTATCCCATAAATGAGGAATTCTCAGCTTTTATCGAGGAGAGGGATCGAATAAGGGCTGAACTTGAGGGTCTGAGGGTGGCGGTAGTTTCAGGACCAACAAGGGCCGTTGCACTCACAGAATTCATAACTGAACTGCGGATGAAGCCAGTTCTTGTATCAATGGATATGATAGGTGATTACACACTGGAAAACCTTAGAGGGGTGCCTGGATTGAGGTCAGAGATACTTGTCGGGGTCGATGTTTCTGATATTGAGGAGGCCATCATCAGGACTGAACCCGAACTGATACTGGGAGGCCTTGCAGAGACCCGCATATCTGAGGTTTCAGGGGCACCCCTCATCGATGTTATGCATGGATCCAGCCTCACAGCAGGTTTCAGGGGGGCTGTTAACCTTGGTGCTAGAATGTGCGGGGCTGTTTATGGGGATCATGATTGTTATTAAATTTTTCAGTTACCATATCACAAAGTTTATATAATCTTGGGTTTCTATCTTTATTACAGACACTCTTGGAGGTTAAGTGATGTCAGAGGAGAATGTAGTATACATCGGAAACAAGCCTGTAATGAACTATGTTCTGGCCGTGGTTACTCAGATGAACGGTGGGACCAGTGAAGTGATCCTTAAAGCCCGTGGAATAGCCATAAGCCGGGCTGTTGACGTTGCAGAGATTGTAAGGAACCGCTTCATACCAGACATACAGATAGAGAACATCGACATATGCACAGAGGAGATCATTGGTAACGAGGGAACCGCTACCAATGTTTCAGCAATAGAAATTCAGCTCCGAAAGGATTAAAAATATAAAAGATGGAAGCCACAGGTTTCCATTTTTTATATTTTATTATCAAAGGTTGCAGTGACCTCTGATTAATCATTTAAGGGTTTTTACGTGCAGTCAATTTTAATTACTCTTTTTTAACCCAGAGGACCTG is a window from the Methanothermobacter thermautotrophicus str. Delta H genome containing:
- a CDS encoding nitrogenase component 1, with product MSWYDMGPVSTCKLFGAVRAVTGIKNAVPLIHGPRGCAYHIGYLLTARGGRRIAVASTELSESDVVFGASEKLRDRIIEVDRTRKPDIIVIMSSCATSIIGEDIGRVADETSELVDAELITVSAGGFESSQGEGYEEVMMALIHKFCWRMEPSSKPSVNIIGEFRGGADLREVRESLSLMGVDVNCVLTSGCSIRDMTMIPAGHLNCSFCDVSGIAPCRFLEENFGTPFIHHPIPIGFSNSLRFYREVLGYLNLDYPINEEFSAFIEERDRIRAELEGLRVAVVSGPTRAVALTEFITELRMKPVLVSMDMIGDYTLENLRGVPGLRSEILVGVDVSDIEEAIIRTEPELILGGLAETRISEVSGAPLIDVMHGSSLTAGFRGAVNLGARMCGAVYGDHDCY
- the albA gene encoding DNA-binding protein Alba, whose translation is MSEENVVYIGNKPVMNYVLAVVTQMNGGTSEVILKARGIAISRAVDVAEIVRNRFIPDIQIENIDICTEEIIGNEGTATNVSAIEIQLRKD